The Marinobacter subterrani genome has a segment encoding these proteins:
- a CDS encoding methyl-accepting chemotaxis protein — protein MKNRAGRLSKGQGGNKLVAGLIAALIALTVLLVVVLFIINKNSQNDQQYIANTAELRVLSQQIAKNATEAAGGTAEAFNQLRRSRDEFQQLWTNVTEGNPETGLPPSELAQQSGVQENWNTVRENADSILSTQEAVLGLHEVAQTLNETIPQLQVEYDDIVQILLDNNAPAEQIALAQRQSLLAERIVRSVNNVLSGDEDAVIAADRFGRDASLFGRVLDGQLNGNEAMGISKVTDEDAIYGLEAVAELFEFVSQNVDAILEASPDLFKVRTAASDIFQNSEVLLSELSVLAENFRSQSGSRLISPTLAFAILAAMVAIVVFIGLALYREAQARLATTQEQNEQNQNAILRLLDELADLADGDLTTEATVTEDFTGAIADSINYAIDQMRGLVQAIRGTAVRVASAAQETQATAMHLADASEHQAQEIAGASAAVNEMAVSIDQVSSNAAESSAVAERSVAIAKKGAEVVQNTIRGMDNIREQIQETSKRIKRLGESSQEIGDIVSLINDIADQTNILSLNAAIQASMAGDAGRGFAVVADEVQRLAERSSAATKQIEALVKTIQSDTNEAVISMEHTTAEVVRGARLAQDAGIALEEIENVSMSLAELIQNISNAARQQSSSAAHISNTMNVIQEITSQTSSGTNATAKSIGNLAEMASELRSSVAGFTLPEEDEADQEEEEDSDVPVVG, from the coding sequence ATGAAGAACAGAGCCGGAAGACTCAGTAAGGGACAGGGAGGCAACAAGCTGGTTGCCGGCCTGATCGCCGCACTGATCGCACTCACCGTCCTGCTCGTTGTGGTGCTGTTCATTATCAACAAAAACAGCCAGAACGATCAGCAATATATCGCCAACACCGCCGAGCTCAGAGTGCTCTCGCAGCAGATTGCGAAGAACGCGACCGAGGCGGCCGGTGGCACCGCCGAAGCATTCAACCAGCTGCGACGCTCCCGTGACGAATTCCAGCAGCTGTGGACGAACGTGACCGAGGGCAACCCGGAAACCGGCCTGCCACCAAGCGAACTGGCTCAGCAGAGCGGTGTACAGGAGAACTGGAACACCGTTCGTGAAAATGCCGATAGCATCCTGTCCACCCAGGAAGCCGTACTTGGCCTCCACGAAGTCGCCCAGACTCTGAACGAAACTATCCCGCAGTTGCAGGTGGAGTACGATGACATCGTGCAGATCCTGCTGGACAACAACGCGCCGGCCGAGCAGATCGCGCTGGCACAGCGTCAGTCCCTGCTGGCTGAGCGGATTGTACGATCGGTTAACAACGTACTGTCTGGTGACGAAGACGCGGTTATTGCCGCTGACCGATTCGGCCGGGACGCCAGCCTGTTCGGGCGCGTTCTGGATGGCCAGCTTAACGGCAACGAAGCCATGGGCATCTCGAAGGTAACCGATGAAGATGCCATCTACGGCCTGGAAGCCGTCGCTGAGCTGTTCGAGTTCGTGTCCCAGAACGTCGATGCCATCCTTGAAGCCTCTCCCGACCTCTTCAAGGTACGTACCGCCGCCAGTGACATCTTCCAGAACTCAGAAGTCCTGCTTTCCGAGCTGTCCGTGCTCGCCGAGAATTTCCGCAGTCAGTCCGGCTCGCGACTGATCAGCCCGACCCTGGCCTTTGCGATCCTGGCCGCCATGGTCGCGATTGTTGTGTTCATCGGTCTGGCCCTGTACCGGGAAGCCCAGGCCCGACTGGCAACCACCCAGGAACAGAACGAACAGAACCAGAATGCGATCCTGCGCCTGCTGGACGAACTGGCCGACCTGGCCGACGGTGACCTGACCACTGAGGCCACGGTCACCGAGGACTTTACCGGTGCCATCGCCGACTCCATCAACTACGCGATCGACCAGATGCGTGGTCTGGTACAGGCGATTCGTGGCACCGCGGTACGGGTGGCGTCAGCCGCCCAGGAAACCCAGGCCACAGCCATGCACCTGGCGGATGCGTCCGAGCACCAGGCTCAGGAAATTGCCGGCGCCTCTGCGGCGGTGAACGAGATGGCGGTGTCCATCGACCAGGTATCCTCGAACGCCGCCGAATCCTCTGCGGTTGCGGAACGGTCGGTAGCAATCGCGAAGAAAGGCGCGGAAGTGGTACAGAACACCATCCGCGGCATGGACAACATCCGTGAGCAGATCCAGGAAACCTCCAAGCGGATCAAGCGTCTGGGTGAATCCTCCCAGGAAATCGGTGACATCGTATCGCTGATCAACGACATCGCCGACCAGACCAACATCCTGTCTCTGAACGCGGCAATCCAGGCCTCCATGGCCGGTGACGCAGGCCGGGGCTTCGCGGTGGTTGCGGACGAAGTTCAGCGCCTCGCGGAACGTTCTTCTGCGGCCACCAAGCAGATTGAAGCACTGGTCAAGACGATCCAGTCGGATACCAACGAAGCGGTTATCTCCATGGAACACACCACCGCCGAGGTGGTCCGTGGTGCCCGTCTGGCCCAGGACGCGGGTATCGCCCTCGAGGAAATCGAGAACGTATCCATGTCTCTGGCGGAACTGATCCAGAACATCTCCAACGCCGCACGACAGCAGTCGTCCTCTGCAGCGCACATTTCCAACACCATGAACGTTATCCAGGAAATCACCTCGCAGACTTCCTCCGGTACCAACGCCACCGCGAAGTCTATCGGTAACCTGGCTGAGATGGCATCCGAGCTGCGGTCCTCCGTTGCTGGCTTCACCCTGCCGGAAGAAGACGAGGCCGATCAGGAAGAAGAGGAAGACAGCGACGTTCCGGTGGTGGGCTGA
- a CDS encoding CheR family methyltransferase: MAQMHNNLSPAAGIWSLRRLPDMDEAQFSQWQTLLEHRTGITLSAERRSFLETNLGIRMREIGCSSYQAYYEQIVSGPDAVREWSTLVDRLTVQETRFFRDADAFRLVSDYVLTRPREPLKKRPLEAWSVGCSTGEEPYTLAMVLNECMGQLALPPLFGVTGSDISKPAIDKARNGRFNPRKLLGMDEDMKSRYFRPAERNTVEIVNSIRDRVCFTRLNVLDLDKAPMHGMNIIFCQNLLIYFRRWRRREIVKRLAERLAPGGLLVLGQGELTDWQPPGLQRVPSEHVLAWIKRQTDEE; the protein is encoded by the coding sequence ATGGCGCAGATGCATAACAACCTGTCACCCGCCGCGGGCATCTGGTCGCTGCGCCGACTTCCGGATATGGACGAGGCGCAGTTCAGCCAGTGGCAGACCCTGCTGGAGCATCGCACCGGCATAACCCTGTCGGCCGAGCGCCGGTCCTTTCTGGAGACCAATCTGGGCATCCGGATGCGGGAAATCGGCTGCAGCAGTTATCAGGCCTATTACGAACAGATCGTTTCCGGGCCTGACGCGGTCCGGGAATGGTCAACGCTGGTAGACAGGCTGACGGTTCAGGAAACCCGGTTCTTCCGGGATGCTGATGCCTTCCGGCTGGTTTCCGACTATGTCCTGACCAGGCCAAGGGAGCCGTTGAAAAAACGACCGCTCGAAGCCTGGAGTGTCGGATGCTCCACCGGAGAAGAGCCCTACACGCTGGCCATGGTACTGAACGAATGCATGGGCCAGCTGGCGTTGCCGCCACTGTTCGGTGTGACCGGATCAGACATCAGCAAGCCTGCGATCGACAAGGCCCGGAACGGCCGGTTCAATCCCCGCAAATTGCTGGGAATGGACGAGGACATGAAATCCCGGTACTTCCGCCCGGCCGAGCGGAATACTGTCGAAATAGTGAACAGCATCCGTGACCGGGTGTGCTTTACCAGACTGAACGTTCTGGATCTCGACAAGGCACCCATGCACGGGATGAACATTATCTTCTGCCAGAATCTGCTGATCTATTTTCGCCGCTGGCGCCGGCGCGAAATTGTCAAGCGGCTTGCAGAGCGGCTGGCGCCCGGGGGGTTGCTGGTTCTGGGCCAGGGAGAGCTGACCGACTGGCAGCCTCCAGGGTTACAGAGAGTTCCCTCGGAACATGTGCTGGCGTGGATCAAACGCCAGACTGACGAAGAATAA
- a CDS encoding Hpt domain-containing protein, translating into MGNHHDSIALDWVRGEIQDTLTQGQHALEAYVENRDDTARLRFCLNYLHQVHGTLQMVELYGAALLTEEMEKLTQAVLNETVASVDEAVEVLMQAILQLPQYLEHLASSQDDFPMVLLPLLNDLRAARGEPLLSDTSLFKPDLSPARIRVSGKVSQRLQDPTVLGHIRKLRQMYQFALAGVIREADLAAHFDYMQKVIQRLVRLCQKTPRGELWKAASAFIETLQANVNPVNAAAKSLLRELDNEVRRLTDEHADVLQQPVPEALFKHLLYYVARARDLESPQISALRDAYQLNQALPSEDDVVAARSRVSGPGRDAIHSVVGALNEELAKLKDQLDLYVRSELRQNSELEELLPGLRQVANTLAVLGLGIPRKVVTEQVELVEKLSTQTEPVDDGTLMDIAGALLYVEASLAGLDAEGHNQTAGDEAADAPVNLGSRELGEASGALLRESRNTLEQVKSAIVNFIASQWDTREIEHVPGLLHSIRGGLSLIPLERVADMLASAERYITDVLLDSKQVPDWKQLDILADAVTSIEYYLERLAEGIGENDSILRVAENSLTSLGFPVGAEPTWSASAAEDIPLVEPVEELPQASPEESEPRSSSDSELLDDEILGIFVEEAEEVLETIHEFYPRLRQNHDDREALTEVRRSFHTLKGSGRLVGATSIGELAWSVENLLNRVIDQTIRPTDDMFNLVDEVNARIPSLIREFKAGQTAGDVAELIQRAEAMATTRRTDGEPGPEQDVPVVAEEQANVPTVDEQPDLASADTSAVEETGDDDDLIDDEILEIFVEEAGEVLDTIREYLPMLLRQHDDRSALSEVRRAFHTLKGSGRMVGALAVGELAWSVENMLNRVIDGSIFMNDDIAGLLEDVTANLPALVDDFEKRRAPSLDTSNLEARANALANGEIPDASTMPDAESEAIGAEVDDGAVDPVLLDIFESETETHLQTLKDFLATAGDKTTVTYTDDLSRALHTLKGSAHTAGIAPIAAVITPLERFVKESRAQNKRANREVLSLVEAACDFLTRGLAQIRENPQTSLPGTEAFLEKLERLTDETLRVHNEDRTEQHQPEAPSQLIQLFLNEGLDIVLDADRILLHWAANPEDTGALDQLRSELEQLTRASSDAGLTDVAALSGALKETYDSVAEHKEAPDHGFFETLRAGHEQLINMMDQVAAGLATESGDELVASLEALRQSPAEEGAEPDAFEQEFTDDLEEIDLSFDMEELEAPAEEARPAEEQPPLPEMSESDDEMDEELAEIFLEEARDLIDSTAEALQSWSENTGNLDILRLLQRDLHTLKGGARLADIPAVGDLSHELENLFEGLTEQRLSVNSDLSDLLFRCHDRLAGMVENMEARETPRPAPDLIGEIQAYMDSATGTRPVTNVSTGEDQSNPEDSSGEQPPLAELDEPEEPEAAEAAAEPEPDEEEGATDLSHLDPELLGIFLEEAYDLINSTGSALHTWTENPSDRAVAAELQRDVHTLKGGARMAGVDAIGDLTHVLEDLFEKVAEGQLDANESMNDLLFACHDRLAQMVEQVATQKPCPPAQELVARVQSLLRGEPMPPLARASDDDLIGIFLDEGLEIQDAISECLDQWRDEPEELTGLTQLQQELHSLKGGARLSDVDPIADLAEAWSDALDPLISGANNQKVLLSLSDRALASLKAMLRSLEEGSKPGPDAGLLAEFRAAHDIAAEDSPTQRHAPDEAGQEAIDPEVLEIFLEEAGEIMDQLEQLLDDWRKEPSNHNFNQEAQRALHTLKGGARLSQLTRLGDQAHAFETRLIDLGGNAPDEQQWQAITKDHDAIIALVSDIRKRFESGAPAPEPVQAETPRPAAVEPEQPREPAKAEQPAPPAPKPGKSPAKVRKQVADAQRAAQETIRVSAPLLDELVNLAGETSITRGRLEQQTSDFGHTLDEMAATIERLREQLRRMEIETEAQILFSAEKEHGPDYGDDFDPLEMDRYSSIQQLSRALTESSSDLADLRETLSDRVRDTETLLVQQSRINTELQEGLMKTRMIPFASMVPRLRRIVRQISGELGKKVEFDVRNAEGEMDRNILERMIAPLEHMLRNALDHGIESPADRTQAGKPETGEVTLSLTREGGDVVLRMMDDGAGIPSSVIRDKAIRQGMLRKDEDLSEREILQFILQPGFSTAQKVTQISGRGVGMDVVASEIKQLGGSLDIDSAVGRGTTFTVRLPFTVSVNRALMVSTGEDFYAIPLNTIEGIVRVSTYELEEHYKPDAPMYEYAGQEYRLQYLGSLLNSDHHPKLQGQALPLPVILVRGAEQPMALQVDHLMGSREIVVKSLGPQFSTVRGVSGATILGDGNVVVILDLPAMIRSDILSERQRLANLEKARESARFEEQATVVMVVDDSVTVRKVTSRLLERNGMEVITAKDGLDAVAQLQDHKPDIILLDIEMPRMDGFEVASFVRHDDNLRDTPICMITSRTGEKHRERALAIGVNEYLGKPFQETELLETIERLTGKQ; encoded by the coding sequence ATGGGCAATCACCATGACAGCATCGCCCTCGACTGGGTTCGGGGCGAAATACAGGACACGCTGACCCAGGGTCAGCATGCACTGGAAGCGTATGTCGAAAATCGTGACGACACTGCGCGCCTGCGCTTCTGCCTGAATTATCTCCATCAGGTACATGGCACCCTGCAAATGGTTGAGCTGTACGGTGCAGCCCTGCTCACCGAGGAAATGGAAAAGCTCACCCAGGCGGTACTGAACGAGACTGTCGCCAGCGTGGATGAAGCGGTCGAAGTACTGATGCAGGCGATTCTTCAACTGCCCCAGTACCTCGAACACCTGGCCAGCAGCCAGGACGATTTCCCGATGGTGCTGCTGCCGCTGCTGAATGACCTCCGGGCCGCCCGCGGCGAGCCCCTGCTGTCCGACACCTCCCTGTTCAAGCCCGACCTGAGCCCGGCCCGTATCCGGGTCTCCGGCAAGGTATCACAGCGCCTGCAGGACCCGACGGTACTCGGCCATATCCGCAAGCTGCGGCAGATGTATCAGTTTGCCCTGGCCGGGGTTATCCGGGAAGCGGACCTCGCCGCCCATTTTGATTACATGCAGAAGGTTATCCAGCGGCTAGTCCGGTTATGCCAGAAAACCCCCAGGGGCGAACTCTGGAAAGCCGCCAGCGCCTTCATCGAGACCCTGCAGGCAAACGTCAACCCGGTGAATGCCGCGGCCAAATCCCTGCTGCGGGAACTGGACAACGAAGTACGCCGGCTGACCGACGAACATGCGGATGTTCTCCAGCAGCCCGTCCCGGAAGCCCTCTTCAAGCACCTGTTGTATTACGTGGCCCGGGCCCGGGATCTGGAGTCCCCGCAGATCAGTGCGCTGCGGGATGCCTACCAGCTTAACCAGGCCCTGCCCTCGGAAGACGACGTGGTGGCCGCCCGATCCCGGGTTTCCGGCCCGGGCCGCGATGCCATTCATTCGGTGGTCGGAGCACTGAATGAAGAACTGGCCAAGCTCAAAGATCAGCTCGACCTGTACGTACGCTCAGAGCTGCGCCAGAACAGCGAGCTGGAAGAGCTGCTGCCGGGATTGCGCCAGGTGGCCAACACCCTGGCGGTGCTCGGCCTTGGCATACCCCGCAAAGTGGTCACCGAACAGGTTGAACTGGTCGAGAAACTCAGCACCCAGACAGAGCCGGTCGATGACGGCACCCTGATGGACATTGCCGGCGCCCTGCTCTATGTCGAGGCCAGCCTGGCCGGTCTGGACGCCGAAGGCCATAACCAAACAGCCGGTGATGAAGCTGCCGATGCCCCGGTCAACCTGGGCTCTCGCGAGTTGGGAGAAGCCAGCGGCGCCCTGCTGAGAGAATCCCGGAATACCCTGGAACAGGTCAAATCCGCTATTGTGAATTTCATTGCCTCACAATGGGACACCCGGGAAATAGAGCATGTGCCCGGCCTGCTGCACAGTATTCGCGGCGGTCTCAGCCTGATCCCGCTGGAGCGCGTTGCCGACATGCTGGCCTCGGCCGAGCGCTACATAACCGATGTACTCCTGGACAGCAAACAAGTGCCGGACTGGAAACAGCTCGACATCCTGGCCGATGCGGTAACCAGCATCGAATACTACCTTGAGCGTCTTGCCGAGGGGATCGGCGAAAACGATTCCATCCTCAGGGTGGCCGAGAACAGCCTGACGTCTCTTGGCTTCCCGGTTGGCGCCGAGCCCACCTGGTCGGCATCCGCCGCCGAAGACATTCCACTGGTTGAGCCGGTTGAAGAGCTTCCACAAGCCAGCCCGGAAGAATCCGAACCGCGCAGTAGCTCGGATTCAGAGCTTCTGGACGATGAAATCCTCGGTATTTTTGTTGAGGAAGCCGAGGAGGTGCTGGAAACCATTCATGAATTCTATCCGCGCCTGCGGCAGAATCATGACGACCGTGAGGCCCTGACCGAAGTTCGCCGCTCGTTCCACACCCTCAAGGGCAGTGGTCGCCTCGTCGGCGCAACCAGCATCGGGGAACTGGCCTGGTCGGTGGAAAACCTTCTTAACCGGGTCATCGACCAGACCATCCGCCCGACGGACGACATGTTTAACCTGGTGGATGAGGTCAACGCCCGTATTCCCTCACTGATTCGGGAATTCAAGGCCGGCCAGACCGCCGGTGACGTTGCTGAGCTTATTCAACGCGCCGAGGCCATGGCAACCACCCGCCGGACAGACGGCGAACCGGGTCCGGAGCAAGACGTGCCGGTCGTTGCGGAAGAGCAGGCCAATGTGCCAACGGTTGACGAACAACCCGACCTTGCGTCAGCGGACACCAGTGCAGTTGAGGAAACCGGCGATGACGACGATCTGATCGACGATGAGATCCTGGAGATTTTTGTCGAGGAAGCCGGCGAGGTATTGGACACCATCCGCGAATACCTGCCCATGCTCCTTCGCCAACACGATGACCGCAGTGCGCTGTCGGAAGTCCGCCGGGCCTTCCATACCCTGAAGGGCAGCGGCCGGATGGTCGGTGCACTGGCAGTCGGGGAGCTGGCCTGGTCGGTCGAAAACATGCTGAACCGGGTCATCGACGGCAGCATCTTCATGAACGACGACATCGCCGGCCTGCTGGAGGACGTCACCGCTAATCTTCCGGCCCTGGTCGACGATTTCGAAAAGCGCCGGGCACCCTCCCTGGATACCTCGAACCTTGAGGCCCGGGCCAACGCATTGGCCAACGGTGAAATTCCGGATGCCAGCACAATGCCTGATGCCGAATCCGAGGCCATAGGGGCGGAGGTCGACGACGGTGCGGTTGATCCCGTTCTGCTCGATATCTTCGAGAGCGAAACCGAGACCCACCTGCAAACGCTGAAGGACTTCCTGGCCACAGCCGGTGACAAAACCACCGTCACCTATACCGACGACCTTTCCCGGGCCCTGCACACGCTCAAGGGCAGCGCCCATACCGCCGGCATTGCACCCATCGCGGCAGTCATCACGCCGCTGGAGCGGTTCGTCAAGGAATCCCGGGCCCAGAACAAACGGGCCAACCGCGAGGTGCTGTCACTGGTCGAGGCGGCCTGCGATTTCCTGACCCGGGGCCTGGCGCAGATTCGCGAAAACCCGCAGACCTCCCTGCCGGGTACCGAAGCGTTCCTTGAAAAGCTGGAGCGCCTCACGGATGAGACCCTGCGCGTTCACAACGAAGACCGAACCGAGCAGCACCAGCCGGAAGCACCTTCGCAGCTGATTCAGCTGTTCCTGAATGAAGGCCTGGATATTGTTCTCGATGCCGACCGGATTCTTCTGCACTGGGCGGCTAACCCCGAGGACACCGGTGCCCTGGATCAGCTTCGGTCAGAACTGGAGCAGCTCACCCGCGCTTCTTCCGATGCCGGTCTTACCGACGTGGCGGCCCTCTCGGGGGCGCTGAAAGAGACTTATGATTCGGTCGCCGAGCACAAGGAAGCGCCGGATCACGGTTTCTTTGAGACACTCCGCGCTGGTCACGAACAACTGATTAACATGATGGACCAGGTCGCCGCCGGGCTCGCCACCGAGTCCGGTGACGAGCTGGTTGCCAGCCTTGAGGCCTTGCGGCAGTCGCCGGCCGAGGAAGGCGCCGAACCGGATGCCTTCGAGCAGGAGTTCACTGACGACCTGGAAGAAATCGACCTCAGTTTCGATATGGAAGAACTCGAGGCGCCTGCGGAGGAAGCGCGCCCCGCGGAGGAGCAACCGCCCCTGCCGGAAATGTCAGAATCCGACGACGAGATGGACGAGGAACTGGCGGAAATCTTCCTGGAGGAAGCCCGGGATCTCATAGACAGTACTGCCGAGGCGCTCCAGAGCTGGAGCGAGAATACCGGCAACCTCGATATCCTCCGTTTGCTGCAACGGGACCTGCATACCCTCAAGGGCGGAGCCCGGCTGGCAGATATTCCGGCGGTTGGCGACCTCTCCCACGAACTGGAAAATCTGTTTGAAGGGCTGACCGAACAGCGGCTGTCAGTGAACAGTGATCTGTCAGACCTGCTTTTCCGGTGCCACGACCGCCTGGCTGGCATGGTAGAGAACATGGAAGCCCGGGAAACACCGCGCCCGGCCCCGGACCTGATCGGCGAGATTCAGGCCTACATGGACAGCGCCACCGGAACACGACCGGTGACAAACGTCAGTACCGGCGAGGATCAGAGCAACCCGGAGGACAGCTCCGGGGAGCAGCCGCCGCTGGCAGAACTTGACGAGCCGGAAGAACCTGAAGCGGCAGAAGCGGCCGCCGAACCGGAGCCGGACGAGGAGGAAGGCGCAACCGACCTTTCCCACCTGGATCCGGAACTGCTGGGCATTTTCCTGGAAGAAGCCTACGACCTGATCAACTCGACGGGCAGTGCCCTGCACACCTGGACCGAAAACCCCTCGGACCGGGCAGTGGCGGCTGAACTCCAGCGCGATGTGCATACCCTCAAGGGTGGCGCCAGAATGGCTGGTGTCGACGCCATCGGCGACCTGACGCACGTACTTGAGGACCTCTTCGAGAAGGTTGCCGAAGGCCAGCTTGACGCCAACGAAAGCATGAACGACCTGCTGTTTGCCTGCCATGACCGGCTGGCCCAGATGGTCGAACAGGTCGCTACCCAGAAGCCGTGCCCGCCCGCGCAGGAACTGGTGGCGCGGGTTCAATCCCTGCTGCGGGGCGAGCCCATGCCGCCCCTGGCCCGGGCCAGCGACGACGACCTGATCGGCATCTTCCTGGACGAGGGCCTGGAGATCCAGGACGCCATCAGTGAGTGTCTCGACCAGTGGCGGGACGAGCCGGAAGAATTGACCGGCCTAACCCAGCTTCAGCAGGAATTGCATTCTCTGAAAGGCGGGGCGCGCCTGTCAGACGTGGACCCGATTGCCGATCTGGCCGAAGCCTGGTCCGATGCCCTCGACCCGCTGATTTCCGGGGCCAACAACCAGAAAGTCCTGCTCAGTCTCAGCGACCGGGCACTGGCCAGCCTGAAGGCCATGCTTCGCAGCCTGGAAGAAGGCAGCAAGCCGGGGCCTGATGCCGGCCTTCTTGCCGAATTCCGGGCGGCCCACGACATCGCCGCCGAGGACTCTCCTACGCAGCGGCACGCACCCGACGAAGCCGGCCAGGAGGCCATTGATCCGGAAGTTCTGGAAATCTTCCTGGAGGAAGCTGGTGAGATCATGGATCAGTTGGAACAGCTGCTCGATGACTGGCGCAAGGAGCCTTCAAACCACAACTTCAATCAGGAAGCCCAGAGAGCGTTGCACACCCTCAAGGGTGGTGCCCGCCTGTCCCAGCTCACCCGGCTTGGTGACCAGGCCCACGCCTTTGAAACCCGCCTGATTGATCTGGGCGGCAATGCGCCCGATGAGCAACAATGGCAGGCCATTACCAAAGACCACGATGCGATTATTGCCCTGGTCTCTGATATCCGGAAACGGTTTGAATCCGGTGCCCCCGCGCCGGAGCCGGTTCAGGCCGAAACGCCCAGGCCAGCCGCCGTCGAACCGGAACAGCCCCGGGAGCCGGCCAAGGCCGAACAGCCGGCTCCGCCGGCGCCCAAGCCGGGCAAATCGCCGGCCAAGGTTCGCAAGCAGGTCGCAGACGCCCAGCGTGCTGCCCAGGAAACCATCCGGGTCTCCGCGCCACTGCTCGACGAGCTGGTCAACCTGGCAGGTGAGACCAGTATCACCCGGGGCCGGCTGGAGCAGCAGACCAGTGACTTCGGCCACACCCTGGACGAAATGGCGGCCACCATTGAGCGTCTGCGCGAACAGCTGCGCCGGATGGAAATCGAGACCGAGGCCCAGATTCTGTTCAGTGCGGAAAAGGAACACGGCCCGGATTATGGCGACGATTTTGACCCCCTGGAAATGGACCGCTATTCCTCCATCCAGCAGTTGTCCCGGGCCCTGACAGAGTCCTCCTCTGACCTGGCCGACCTTCGGGAAACCCTGTCTGACCGGGTACGGGATACCGAAACCCTGCTGGTCCAGCAGTCCCGGATCAATACGGAGCTTCAGGAAGGTCTGATGAAGACCCGGATGATTCCGTTTGCCTCCATGGTGCCCCGTCTGCGGCGGATCGTCCGCCAGATCAGCGGTGAGCTTGGCAAGAAAGTCGAGTTTGATGTCCGTAACGCCGAGGGCGAGATGGACCGCAACATCCTTGAGCGCATGATTGCGCCGCTGGAGCACATGCTACGGAACGCCCTCGACCATGGCATCGAGAGCCCGGCCGACCGCACACAGGCCGGCAAGCCGGAAACCGGCGAGGTCACCCTGTCACTGACCCGTGAAGGTGGTGATGTGGTGCTGCGCATGATGGACGACGGCGCCGGCATTCCCTCCTCGGTCATTAGGGACAAGGCCATTCGCCAGGGCATGTTGCGCAAGGATGAGGACCTGTCCGAACGGGAAATCCTGCAGTTCATCCTGCAGCCCGGGTTCTCGACCGCGCAGAAGGTGACCCAGATTTCCGGCCGCGGTGTGGGCATGGATGTGGTGGCCAGTGAGATCAAGCAGCTCGGTGGCAGTCTGGATATCGATTCCGCGGTAGGTCGCGGTACCACCTTCACCGTCCGCCTGCCGTTCACGGTATCGGTCAACCGGGCGCTAATGGTCTCCACTGGCGAGGATTTCTACGCCATTCCGCTGAACACCATCGAAGGTATTGTCCGGGTCAGCACTTACGAGCTCGAAGAGCACTACAAGCCGGACGCACCAATGTACGAGTATGCCGGCCAGGAATACCGGCTCCAGTACCTTGGCAGCCTGCTGAACAGTGATCACCACCCGAAGCTGCAGGGCCAGGCCCTGCCACTGCCGGTGATTCTGGTGCGCGGTGCCGAACAGCCCATGGCCCTGCAGGTTGATCACCTGATGGGCAGCCGGGAAATCGTTGTTAAATCCCTGGGACCGCAATTCAGTACTGTGCGGGGCGTATCCGGCGCCACCATCCTGGGTGATGGTAACGTGGTGGTGATTCTCGACCTGCCGGCGATGATCCGTTCGGACATCCTGTCCGAGCGTCAGCGCCTGGCCAATCTCGAGAAAGCCCGCGAGTCGGCAAGGTTTGAGGAACAGGCCACCGTGGTTATGGTGGTGGACGATTCGGTTACCGTACGGAAAGTTACCTCGCGACTGCTGGAGCGCAACGGCATGGAAGTCATCACCGCGAAAGACGGTCTGGATGCTGTGGCCCAGCTTCAGGACCACAAGCCCGACATCATTCTTCTGGATATAGAGATGCCACGCATGGACGGCTTCGAGGTTGCCAGTTTCGTGCGCCATGACGACAACCTGCGCGATACCCCGATCTGCATGATCACCTCCCGGACCGGCGAGAAGCACCGTGAGCGGGCGCTCGCCATCGGCGTTAACGAGTACCTCGGCAAGCCATTCCAGGAAACCGAGTTGCTTGAGACGATTGAGCGGCTGACCGGAAAGCAGTGA